The following coding sequences lie in one Pseudomonas sp. B33.4 genomic window:
- the purC gene encoding phosphoribosylaminoimidazolesuccinocarboxamide synthase: MEKREELYRGKAKSVYKTDDADRLILLFRNDTSAFDGKRIEQLDRKGMVNNKFNAFIMQKLEAAGIPTQFDKLLADNEVLVKKLDMIPVECVVRNYAAGSLVKRLGVEEGLKLNPYTFELFLKDDAKGDPFINESHVVAFGWGTAEQLVRMKELSLKVNEVLSKLFDDAGLLLVDFKLEFGVFSDGSIVLGDEFSPDGCRLWDKDTKKKMDKDRFRQGLGDVIEAYEEVANRLGVPL, from the coding sequence ATGGAAAAACGTGAAGAACTCTACCGCGGCAAAGCCAAATCGGTTTACAAGACCGACGACGCTGACCGCTTGATCCTGCTGTTTCGCAACGACACCTCGGCGTTCGACGGCAAGCGCATCGAGCAGCTCGACCGCAAAGGCATGGTCAACAACAAGTTCAACGCCTTCATCATGCAGAAACTCGAAGCGGCCGGCATTCCGACCCAATTCGACAAACTGCTGGCCGACAACGAAGTGCTGGTGAAGAAGCTCGACATGATCCCGGTCGAGTGCGTCGTGCGTAACTACGCCGCCGGCAGCCTGGTCAAGCGTCTGGGCGTTGAAGAGGGCCTGAAGCTCAACCCGTACACCTTCGAACTGTTCCTCAAGGACGACGCCAAGGGCGACCCGTTCATCAACGAATCCCACGTTGTGGCATTCGGCTGGGGCACCGCCGAGCAACTGGTTCGCATGAAAGAACTGTCGCTCAAGGTCAACGAAGTCCTGAGCAAACTGTTCGACGACGCCGGCCTGCTGCTGGTCGACTTCAAGCTTGAGTTCGGCGTGTTCAGCGACGGTTCCATCGTCCTCGGCGACGAGTTCAGCCCGGACGGCTGCCGTCTGTGGGACAAGGACACCAAGAAGAAAATGGACAAAGACCGCTTCCGCCAAGGCCTCGGTGACGTCATCGAAGCCTACGAAGAAGTCGCCAATCGTCTGGGCGTACCGCTTTAA
- the dapA gene encoding 4-hydroxy-tetrahydrodipicolinate synthase, with the protein MIAGSMVALVTPMDAQGRLDWDSLSKLVDFHLKNGTHAIVAVGTTGESATLDVEEHIAVIKAVVKQVAGRIPVIAGTGANSTREAVELTRNAKEAGADACLLVVPYYNKPTQEGLYQHFKHIAESVDIPQILYNVPGRTSCDMQAETVIRLSTVPNIIGIKEATGDLKRAKAIIEGVSKDFIVLSGDDPTAVELILLGGKGNISVTANVAPREMADLCEAALKGDADTARAINEKLMPLHKDLFIEANPIPVKWALVEMGLMHEGIRLPLTWLSTPCHETLRTALRQCSVLV; encoded by the coding sequence ATGATTGCGGGCAGTATGGTGGCACTGGTCACTCCCATGGATGCACAAGGGCGTCTTGACTGGGACAGCCTCAGCAAACTCGTGGACTTCCATCTCAAGAACGGCACCCATGCCATTGTCGCGGTCGGTACTACCGGCGAGTCGGCAACCCTTGATGTAGAAGAACACATCGCCGTCATCAAAGCCGTGGTCAAACAGGTTGCCGGGCGCATTCCGGTCATCGCCGGCACTGGCGCCAACTCGACCCGCGAAGCCGTCGAGCTGACCCGCAACGCCAAAGAAGCCGGCGCCGATGCCTGCCTGCTGGTCGTGCCGTACTACAACAAGCCGACTCAGGAAGGTTTGTATCAGCACTTCAAACACATTGCTGAATCGGTCGACATTCCACAGATTCTCTATAACGTTCCTGGCCGCACGTCGTGCGACATGCAGGCCGAGACTGTGATCCGCCTGTCCACCGTGCCGAACATCATCGGTATCAAGGAAGCCACTGGCGACCTGAAGCGCGCCAAAGCGATCATCGAAGGTGTGAGCAAGGATTTTATCGTGCTGTCCGGCGATGATCCGACCGCCGTTGAACTGATCCTGCTGGGCGGTAAAGGCAACATCTCGGTGACTGCCAACGTCGCGCCGCGCGAAATGGCCGACCTGTGCGAGGCCGCGCTGAAAGGCGACGCCGACACCGCAAGGGCGATCAACGAAAAACTGATGCCGCTGCACAAAGACCTGTTCATCGAAGCCAACCCGATTCCGGTGAAGTGGGCTTTGGTTGAAATGGGCCTGATGCACGAAGGCATCCGCCTGCCACTGACCTGGCTGAGCACACCTTGTCATGAAACGCTTCGCACGGCCCTGCGCCAGTGCAGCGTCCTGGTTTAA
- a CDS encoding DUF6311 domain-containing protein, protein MKASRNHPALGVLPLLLGVLAFFCVIGPQALDPQNIAWLEQGDPATHYLGWEYFRHSPWTFPLGLNPFYGLELGNSIIFSDSNPLLALLFKPFNGWLPATFQYFGLWLLACFVLQAWFAWKLLGLMTGNPLIRLLGTGLLVVSPPMFLRMGGHLSLSGHFLILAALYLALLPNLSRRRLAWGALLAVTAMVHAYLLAMVALIWVADLLGKTFSQQLTRRQGLLEGVSLFAVVSVCCWQAGYFAIADGGQSGGFGLYRMNLLSPLDPAGWSFILPNLPKASGDYEGFNYPGLGVLLLVPLALIAWVRNRQPVKEELRVRPWLLLALIGLALFALSNQIGAGAHTFSYPLPKIALKLANVFRASGRMFWPVLYALILMVMFLLVRGYQPRIVVALLALALTIQIVDTRNGWMGLRNSKMITPSAEWATPMRDPFWASAAARYSKVRSLMPQNQSERWQVIADFAATHGLKTDAVYLGRMSAKALDQARQKTQRMLESGQYDADSLYILDDSVLADAAKSVNSETDLLTRVDDLVVLAPGWKRCSQCLSMPDEGRRMSWMALSRPGQVMTFNHTTRQLSSGWSTPENWGTWSAGQQAQIDLRVTPEARSIALEVMAFVLPQHPAQRVIVSLNGEQVLTTRLTQLQDNHLEIPIPAAIREQLVDTDRLTIELQLPDAISPEQMGLNDDSRVMGLGLKRLTVN, encoded by the coding sequence ATGAAGGCTTCACGAAACCATCCGGCGTTGGGCGTTTTGCCATTGTTGCTCGGCGTGTTGGCGTTTTTCTGCGTGATCGGGCCGCAAGCGCTGGATCCGCAAAACATTGCCTGGCTGGAGCAGGGCGATCCGGCAACGCATTATCTGGGCTGGGAATATTTCCGCCATTCACCCTGGACCTTTCCGCTCGGGCTCAACCCGTTCTATGGTCTGGAACTGGGCAATTCGATCATTTTTTCCGACTCCAATCCGCTGTTGGCGCTGCTGTTCAAACCGTTCAATGGCTGGTTACCGGCGACCTTCCAGTATTTCGGACTGTGGCTGCTGGCGTGCTTCGTGCTGCAAGCCTGGTTCGCCTGGAAACTGCTGGGGTTGATGACCGGCAATCCGCTGATTCGCTTGCTGGGCACCGGTTTGCTGGTGGTCTCACCACCGATGTTCCTGCGCATGGGCGGACACCTTTCTCTGTCCGGGCATTTTCTGATCCTGGCGGCGCTGTACCTGGCGTTGTTGCCGAACCTGTCTCGACGACGCCTGGCCTGGGGCGCGTTACTGGCGGTTACGGCGATGGTGCATGCGTACCTGCTGGCGATGGTGGCGCTGATCTGGGTGGCGGATCTGCTTGGCAAGACCTTCAGCCAACAACTGACTCGGCGCCAAGGGCTGCTCGAAGGCGTTTCGCTGTTTGCCGTGGTGAGTGTGTGTTGCTGGCAGGCCGGGTACTTCGCCATTGCTGACGGCGGGCAATCCGGTGGTTTCGGTTTGTACCGGATGAATCTGCTGTCGCCATTGGATCCGGCAGGCTGGTCGTTCATTTTGCCGAATCTGCCGAAAGCCAGCGGCGATTACGAAGGCTTCAACTACCCGGGCCTCGGCGTGCTGTTGCTGGTGCCGTTGGCACTGATTGCCTGGGTGAGGAACCGCCAGCCCGTGAAGGAAGAGCTTCGCGTTCGCCCCTGGTTGTTGCTGGCGTTGATCGGATTGGCTTTGTTCGCGCTATCGAACCAGATCGGTGCCGGCGCGCACACGTTCAGCTACCCGCTGCCGAAAATCGCCCTCAAACTGGCCAATGTTTTTCGCGCTTCGGGACGGATGTTCTGGCCGGTGTTGTACGCGCTCATCCTGATGGTGATGTTCCTGCTGGTGCGCGGTTACCAGCCACGCATCGTCGTCGCGCTGCTGGCACTGGCATTGACGATACAGATTGTCGACACACGCAACGGCTGGATGGGTTTGCGCAACAGCAAGATGATCACGCCCTCCGCAGAATGGGCAACGCCGATGCGCGATCCGTTCTGGGCGAGTGCAGCGGCGCGGTACTCGAAGGTGCGCAGTCTGATGCCACAGAATCAGTCCGAACGCTGGCAAGTGATTGCCGATTTCGCCGCGACCCATGGCCTGAAAACCGATGCTGTCTATTTGGGGCGCATGAGTGCCAAAGCACTGGATCAGGCCAGGCAGAAAACGCAGCGCATGCTCGAATCAGGGCAATACGATGCCGACTCGTTGTACATACTCGACGATTCCGTGCTGGCCGATGCTGCCAAAAGTGTCAACAGTGAAACCGATCTGCTGACCAGAGTAGATGACCTGGTGGTGCTGGCGCCGGGCTGGAAGCGCTGTTCGCAATGCTTGAGCATGCCGGATGAAGGTCGGCGAATGTCATGGATGGCGCTGTCCCGTCCCGGTCAGGTCATGACGTTCAACCACACCACCCGGCAGCTCAGCAGCGGTTGGTCGACCCCGGAAAACTGGGGAACATGGTCCGCGGGGCAGCAGGCGCAGATTGACTTGCGGGTGACACCCGAAGCACGCTCGATTGCACTGGAGGTCATGGCATTCGTTCTGCCGCAACACCCGGCGCAGCGAGTGATTGTCAGTTTGAATGGCGAGCAGGTGCTGACCACGCGGCTGACGCAACTTCAGGATAATCATCTGGAAATCCCGATCCCTGCGGCGATCCGCGAGCAGCTGGTGGACACTGATCGCCTGACGATCGAGCTGCAATTACCCGACGCCATCAGCCCGGAACAAATGGGCCTGAACGACGATTCACGGGTCATGGGCCTGGGCTTGAAGCGCTTGACGGTGAACTGA
- a CDS encoding GtrA family protein, translated as MTSGEKSALIQRGLRFALTGLFVTALHALVAVLFINFIAAQPPLANGVAFAVATVVSYVINTTWSFSARLHGRTLRRFLLVSTGGFFLAMFVAWAAQIAGLPYLLGIVAVALTIPAFTFVLHNFWTYR; from the coding sequence GTGACTTCAGGCGAAAAGTCAGCGCTGATTCAGCGTGGTTTGCGCTTTGCCCTGACCGGTCTGTTCGTCACTGCGCTGCATGCGCTGGTGGCGGTGCTGTTCATCAACTTCATCGCCGCGCAACCGCCGCTTGCCAATGGTGTGGCGTTTGCCGTGGCGACGGTGGTGTCCTACGTAATCAATACCACCTGGAGTTTTTCTGCCCGACTGCACGGGCGAACACTGCGGCGTTTTCTATTGGTTTCCACGGGTGGGTTTTTCCTCGCGATGTTCGTTGCCTGGGCGGCGCAGATTGCCGGGTTGCCCTATCTGCTGGGCATCGTTGCAGTCGCGCTGACAATTCCGGCATTCACCTTTGTCTTGCACAATTTCTGGACGTATCGATGA
- a CDS encoding MBL fold metallo-hydrolase, translating to MRFAVLGSGSQGNGTLIASADTYVLVDCGFSLRETEKRLLRLGVNPAQLSAILVTHEHADHVHGVGLLSRRYNLPVYLSRGTLRGMRKPIEPAGFLAGGEQLQIGALNIGVIAVAHDAQEPTQYVFSDHEQRRFGLLTDLGSYCERVLDGYRDLDALMIESNHCRDMLARGHYPYFLKQRVGGELGHLNNHQAAFLVSELGWQGLQHLVLAHLSSKNNLPQLARQCFVDTLGCDPDWLQLADQDSGLDWRHIA from the coding sequence ATGCGTTTTGCCGTTCTCGGCAGCGGTAGCCAAGGGAACGGCACGCTGATCGCCAGTGCTGATACGTACGTGCTGGTGGATTGTGGTTTTTCCCTGCGGGAAACCGAAAAACGCCTTTTGCGCCTGGGTGTGAACCCGGCGCAACTGAGCGCGATACTCGTAACCCACGAACATGCCGACCACGTGCATGGCGTGGGTTTGCTGTCTCGGCGCTACAATCTACCGGTCTACCTCAGTCGCGGCACACTGCGCGGGATGCGCAAACCGATTGAACCCGCAGGCTTTCTGGCCGGCGGCGAGCAACTGCAGATCGGTGCACTGAACATCGGGGTCATTGCCGTGGCCCATGATGCGCAGGAGCCGACCCAGTATGTCTTCAGTGATCACGAGCAGCGGCGCTTCGGCCTGCTGACCGACCTGGGTTCCTACTGCGAGCGGGTGCTGGACGGTTATCGGGATCTCGATGCGTTGATGATCGAGTCCAACCATTGTCGCGACATGCTGGCCCGTGGTCACTACCCGTACTTTCTCAAGCAGCGGGTGGGCGGCGAGCTGGGACATTTGAATAACCATCAGGCGGCATTCCTGGTGTCCGAGTTGGGCTGGCAGGGTCTGCAACACCTGGTTCTGGCCCATCTGAGCAGCAAGAACAACCTGCCGCAGCTGGCCCGGCAATGTTTTGTCGACACCCTCGGGTGCGACCCGGACTGGCTGCAATTGGCCGATCAAGATTCAGGGCTCGACTGGCGCCACATCGCCTAG
- the bamC gene encoding outer membrane protein assembly factor BamC: MKRMAGLSALALIISSTSGCGWVWGPEGYFRDRGSDYLQAQQTAPMQLPPEVSTSKRLDPLLPIPRNVADDTAKGEYIVPRPQPLSAVADASDYSLQKSGDSRWVVAQHPPAEVWPVAVQFFQDNGFRLDEQRPQTGEFTTTWQHSDELSASMAKRLSAAGIASDSETRVRVRIEPGVQRNTSEIYVVSAERPAGSTADVAFTNRSVNTGLDAALVDDMLASMSRISEKGGSVSMLASRDFDTPSRVSLSEDGSGNPVLNVGTDLDRAWSSVGRALEQGEWRVEDINRSLGLYYINLAEKAEKKDDKPGFFSSLFGSAPSKEEVEARAERYQVRLSKVGENIQVTVEKNINTVAPAEVARKVLSVIQDNLG; this comes from the coding sequence ATGAAGCGAATGGCCGGACTTTCCGCACTTGCCTTGATTATCTCCAGCACCAGTGGCTGCGGATGGGTCTGGGGGCCGGAAGGTTATTTCCGCGACCGTGGTAGCGATTACCTGCAAGCGCAACAGACTGCACCGATGCAACTGCCGCCGGAAGTCAGCACTTCCAAGCGTCTGGATCCGCTGTTGCCGATCCCGCGTAACGTTGCTGATGACACCGCCAAGGGTGAATACATTGTGCCGCGTCCTCAGCCGCTGTCGGCCGTTGCCGATGCCAGCGATTACTCGCTGCAGAAGAGCGGTGATTCGCGTTGGGTCGTGGCCCAGCATCCGCCGGCCGAAGTCTGGCCAGTGGCGGTGCAGTTCTTCCAGGACAACGGGTTCCGTCTGGACGAGCAGCGCCCGCAAACCGGCGAATTCACCACCACTTGGCAGCATTCCGATGAACTGTCCGCGTCCATGGCCAAGCGCCTGAGCGCAGCCGGCATTGCCAGCGACAGCGAAACCCGTGTGCGTGTTCGCATCGAGCCGGGCGTGCAGCGCAACACCAGTGAGATCTACGTGGTCAGCGCCGAGCGTCCTGCCGGCAGCACTGCCGACGTCGCCTTCACCAACCGTTCGGTCAACACTGGCCTGGACGCAGCACTGGTCGACGACATGCTCGCAAGCATGAGCCGAATCTCCGAGAAGGGCGGTTCGGTGTCGATGCTGGCCTCGCGTGATTTCGATACCCCAAGCCGTGTCAGCCTCAGCGAAGACGGCAGCGGTAACCCGGTGTTGAACGTCGGTACCGATCTTGACCGTGCCTGGTCGAGTGTTGGCCGTGCGCTGGAGCAAGGCGAATGGCGCGTTGAAGACATCAACCGCAGCCTCGGCCTGTACTACATCAACCTGGCCGAAAAAGCCGAGAAGAAAGACGACAAGCCTGGTTTCTTCAGCAGCCTGTTCGGCAGCGCGCCGAGCAAGGAAGAAGTTGAAGCCCGTGCCGAGCGTTATCAGGTTCGCCTGAGCAAGGTTGGCGAGAACATTCAGGTGACCGTCGAGAAAAACATCAACACCGTCGCGCCGGCTGAAGTGGCACGCAAAGTGTTGAGCGTGATTCAGGACAACCTGGGCTGA
- a CDS encoding zeta toxin family protein produces MTLLEQAVAERAVVFAMANRTRIAREMACITEYPRDEHPVSVFMAGSPGAGKTEISKSFINLMGVGGSRPLRIDPDDFRLFFSEYNGRNSSLFQRAVTTIVERTVDLVYQQGQSFLLDGTLANYEVARRNIQRTLDKEGRSAQIIYVYQRPELAWEFVLAREETEGRNIPCNEFVRQFYASKTTVCELKQEWGNSLKVDVILKNTDVGTLTSALTFQLTKLTVSLPSPMIRTNCNVF; encoded by the coding sequence ATGACATTGCTAGAGCAGGCGGTAGCTGAGCGCGCTGTAGTCTTTGCAATGGCTAATCGTACTCGTATTGCGCGTGAGATGGCGTGTATAACCGAATATCCCCGTGATGAGCACCCGGTTTCAGTATTTATGGCAGGTTCTCCTGGCGCGGGTAAAACGGAAATCTCCAAATCATTTATCAATCTGATGGGAGTAGGTGGTTCCCGTCCTCTGAGAATCGATCCGGATGATTTCAGGCTCTTCTTTTCTGAGTATAACGGCCGTAATTCCAGCCTTTTTCAGCGAGCAGTCACAACGATAGTCGAACGGACCGTTGATTTGGTTTATCAGCAAGGGCAATCATTTTTACTGGATGGAACGCTCGCGAACTATGAGGTCGCACGAAGAAACATTCAGCGCACTCTTGATAAGGAAGGCAGATCAGCTCAGATCATTTACGTTTACCAACGACCTGAGCTAGCGTGGGAATTTGTACTGGCGCGGGAGGAAACTGAAGGGCGAAATATTCCATGCAACGAGTTCGTGCGACAGTTTTATGCTTCGAAAACGACGGTCTGTGAACTTAAGCAGGAGTGGGGCAATTCGTTAAAAGTAGATGTAATCCTTAAAAACACCGATGTGGGAACGCTGACATCGGCATTGACCTTTCAGCTGACGAAATTGACCGTTTCGTTACCCAGCCCTATGATCAGAACGAACTGCAACGTATTTTGA
- a CDS encoding YegP family protein — MYFEIYRQSRGTPSTGKGQWRWRLRAGNHETIASGESYVNKADCLHVIGLIKAVQGETPVKEI; from the coding sequence ATGTATTTCGAGATTTACAGGCAATCCAGAGGCACCCCGAGTACCGGCAAGGGACAATGGCGCTGGAGGTTGAGGGCGGGTAATCACGAGACGATCGCCAGTGGCGAGTCTTATGTGAACAAGGCGGATTGCTTGCATGTGATCGGGTTGATCAAGGCTGTGCAGGGGGAGACGCCGGTTAAGGAGATTTAA
- a CDS encoding glycosyltransferase family 2 protein, protein MTEYGTQQAGQVTLSLVVPVFNEEDSLDTFLRRINEVFQAQTLIALELVFVNDGSTDATLERLLEHQRQDARLRIVDLSRNFGKEAALSAGLQIATGRIVVPIDADLQDPPEIILQMIERWREGFEVVLGHRISRRSDTWAKQTSAHWFYRLHNKIAEQPLPENVGDFRLMDRCVVDALLTLPESRRFMKGLFAWVGFRTTHVDYERPERVAGQSKFNGWRLWNFALEGITSFSTEPLRVWTYVGALVSLVSFAFAIFIVVRTLIHGVDMPGYASLMVAVTFLGGLQLIGIGVLGEYLGRTYIESKRRPVFLVRRVYDPKD, encoded by the coding sequence TTGACTGAGTACGGAACGCAACAGGCCGGGCAGGTGACGTTATCGCTGGTGGTCCCCGTATTTAACGAGGAGGACAGTCTCGACACGTTTCTGCGGCGCATCAATGAAGTCTTTCAGGCACAGACGTTGATCGCTCTTGAACTGGTGTTCGTCAACGACGGCAGCACCGATGCCACGCTCGAACGCTTGCTCGAACATCAGCGCCAGGATGCGCGTCTGCGCATCGTCGACCTGAGCCGCAACTTCGGCAAAGAAGCGGCGTTGTCCGCCGGTTTGCAGATCGCGACCGGGCGGATCGTGGTGCCAATTGACGCCGACCTGCAAGACCCGCCGGAGATCATTCTGCAGATGATCGAGCGCTGGCGAGAAGGCTTCGAGGTGGTGCTCGGTCACCGCATCAGTCGTCGCAGCGACACCTGGGCCAAGCAGACCTCGGCCCACTGGTTCTACCGCCTGCACAATAAAATTGCCGAACAGCCTTTACCCGAAAACGTCGGCGATTTTCGTCTGATGGATCGCTGCGTGGTCGATGCCTTGCTGACGTTGCCCGAATCCCGGCGCTTCATGAAAGGCCTGTTTGCCTGGGTTGGCTTTCGCACCACCCACGTCGATTACGAACGTCCGGAGCGCGTAGCGGGGCAGAGCAAATTCAATGGCTGGCGGCTGTGGAATTTCGCACTGGAGGGCATCACCAGTTTCAGCACCGAGCCATTGCGGGTCTGGACGTATGTCGGTGCGCTGGTATCGCTGGTGTCCTTTGCCTTCGCCATTTTCATTGTCGTGCGCACATTGATTCACGGTGTCGACATGCCCGGTTATGCCTCGCTAATGGTAGCCGTAACCTTTCTCGGTGGGCTGCAATTGATCGGCATCGGGGTGCTCGGCGAGTACCTGGGCCGCACCTATATCGAATCCAAACGCCGGCCGGTTTTTCTGGTGCGTCGCGTCTACGACCCCAAGGACTGA
- a CDS encoding class I SAM-dependent methyltransferase translates to MDLKETDILGDSINEHWYYCSKAAATRRLLGDARISRILDVGAGSGFFSHHLLTHTDAREAWCVDISYPADSSATTAGKPVHYRRAIETIDADLVLLMDVLEHVDDDLGLLKMYVDKVPSGSRFLMTVPAFQFLWSGHDDFLEHKRRYTLAQFETLARDAGLTVQRGTYYFGAVFPIAAALRLLPQSAQTQPVRSQLKRHHPLVNGVLKTLCSLELPLMGMNRLAGLSVFVLAQKP, encoded by the coding sequence ATGGATCTCAAGGAAACCGACATCCTCGGCGACAGCATCAACGAGCATTGGTATTACTGCTCGAAAGCTGCAGCCACCAGGCGATTGCTGGGCGATGCCCGCATCAGCCGAATCCTCGATGTCGGCGCCGGCTCGGGATTTTTTTCCCATCATTTGCTGACGCATACCGATGCACGTGAAGCGTGGTGCGTGGATATCAGTTATCCCGCCGACTCCAGCGCCACCACTGCCGGCAAACCGGTGCATTACCGTCGCGCAATTGAAACCATCGATGCCGATCTGGTGCTGTTGATGGACGTGCTGGAGCATGTCGATGACGACCTCGGCTTGCTCAAGATGTATGTCGATAAAGTGCCATCGGGGAGTCGCTTCCTGATGACAGTGCCGGCATTCCAGTTCTTGTGGAGTGGTCACGACGACTTTCTCGAACACAAGCGCCGCTACACTCTGGCGCAGTTCGAAACACTGGCACGTGACGCGGGTTTGACGGTACAGCGCGGTACCTATTATTTCGGAGCGGTGTTCCCGATTGCGGCGGCGTTGCGTTTGTTGCCGCAAAGCGCCCAGACCCAGCCGGTGCGTTCGCAACTCAAACGCCATCATCCGCTGGTGAATGGCGTGCTCAAGACCTTGTGCAGCCTCGAGTTACCGTTGATGGGCATGAACCGTCTCGCCGGTTTGAGTGTTTTTGTGTTGGCGCAAAAACCGTGA
- a CDS encoding LysR substrate-binding domain-containing protein: MNRNELRKADINLMVVFETLMLERNVTRAAEKLFLGQPTISSALNRLRTMLNDPLFIRVGHRMEPTARAEDIFRHLKPALDSLSVALSLTRDFDPAVSTMTFRIGLSDDVEFGLLPPLLRALRQEAPNVVFVVQHVDYWRIPDLLAAGDITVGISQTRGLPANAKRKLLRHIQPSILRADASDTPLTLDEYCARPHVLVSHTANVSGFADEWLAELGRTRQVVLSVPQYSALPALLAGTDLIASLPDYTAAAMATSGLLFKEPFPFKTPTLDLSMVWLSHVDSDPAERWLRSRLEQFMSERPLTPV; the protein is encoded by the coding sequence ATGAACCGCAATGAACTACGCAAGGCTGACATAAACCTGATGGTGGTGTTCGAGACCTTGATGCTTGAACGCAACGTGACCCGGGCCGCCGAGAAACTGTTTCTCGGTCAGCCGACCATCAGTTCGGCACTTAACCGCTTGCGCACGATGCTTAACGATCCGCTGTTCATCCGCGTCGGTCACCGCATGGAACCGACTGCCCGCGCCGAAGATATTTTCCGCCATCTCAAGCCTGCGCTGGATTCGCTGTCGGTGGCGCTGAGCCTGACCCGCGATTTTGATCCGGCCGTCAGCACCATGACTTTCCGCATCGGCCTGTCCGATGACGTCGAATTCGGCCTGCTGCCGCCGCTGTTGCGTGCGCTGCGTCAGGAAGCGCCGAATGTGGTGTTTGTGGTGCAACACGTCGATTACTGGCGAATTCCCGATCTGCTGGCGGCGGGCGACATCACTGTCGGCATCAGTCAGACCCGTGGTCTGCCGGCCAACGCCAAACGCAAACTGTTGCGGCACATCCAGCCGAGCATCCTGCGCGCCGACGCCAGCGACACACCGCTGACACTGGATGAATATTGCGCGCGTCCGCACGTACTGGTTTCGCACACCGCCAATGTCAGTGGTTTCGCTGATGAGTGGCTGGCGGAGCTCGGTCGTACCCGTCAGGTGGTGCTGTCGGTGCCGCAATACAGCGCGTTGCCGGCGCTGCTGGCCGGTACTGATCTGATCGCCAGCCTGCCGGATTACACCGCGGCCGCCATGGCCACCTCCGGGTTACTGTTCAAGGAGCCGTTTCCGTTCAAGACGCCAACGCTGGATCTGTCGATGGTCTGGCTCAGCCACGTGGACAGCGACCCGGCCGAGCGCTGGTTGCGCTCAAGGCTGGAGCAATTCATGAGCGAACGGCCACTGACCCCGGTCTGA